One region of Sylvia atricapilla isolate bSylAtr1 chromosome Z, bSylAtr1.pri, whole genome shotgun sequence genomic DNA includes:
- the GCNT4 gene encoding beta-1,3-galactosyl-O-glycosyl-glycoprotein beta-1,6-N-acetylglucosaminyltransferase 4, with protein sequence MKMHKWSYKCPSRRKILILCVTGWLIALLKLFHVERHFFPSKGIYLVEHFLSTSSYVRNRYSYPRDEFQYEINCSSIYEQDPHEIGKSLEIRRKEIVDLADEDVVAMTSDCHVYQSLRKYHLKPVSPVEESFPIAYSLVVHKDAAMVERLIHSLYSRQNIYCIHYDQKAAKSFKSALDNLAKCFPNIFIASKLETVDYAHISRLQADFNCLSDLMDSPVPWKYVINLCGQDFPLRSNFELVTELKKLGGGNMLETSKPSSSKRERFTYHYELMKVPYEYMQMPVKTNISKNPPPHDIEIFVGSAYFVLSREFIQYTLESSLAKDFFEWSRDTYSPDEHFWATLVRVPGVPGEVPRSSQDVTDLQSKTRLVKWNYLEDYLYPPCTGTHLRSVCIYGAGELRWLLNYGHWFANKIDSKVDPVLVKCLAEKVAEQQKEWVLLSSDERFLHLSSTNASM encoded by the coding sequence atgAAGATGCACAAGTGGTCCTACAAATGTCCCTCACGAAGGAAGATCTTGATTCTGTGTGTTACTGGGTGGCTGATTGCACTGCTGAAGCTCTTCCACGTCGAAAGacacttttttccctctaaagGCATCTACTTAGTTGAGCACTTCTTGAGCACTTCCTCGTATGTTAGAAACAGATATTCATACCCTAGAGATGAGTTTCAGTATGAAATTAATTGTTCATCTATATATGAGCAGGATCCTCATGAAATTGGCAAGAGTTTAGagataagaagaaaagaaatagttgATTTAGCTGATGAAGATGTTGTAGCAATGACAAGTGACTGTCACGTGTATCAGTCACTTAGGAAATACCACCTAAAACCTGTTTCTCCAGTGGAGGAGAGTTTCCCAATTGCCTATTCTCTGGTTGTTCACAAAGATGCAGCAATGGTAGAAAGGCTCATACATTCATTGTACAGTCGTCAAAATATTTACTGCATCCATTACGaccaaaaagcagcaaaaagtttCAAATCTGCTTTGGACAATCTAGCTAAATgtttcccaaatatttttattgcttcaaAACTGGAGACAGTGGACTATGCACATATTTCACGTCTGCAAGCAGATTTCAATTGTTTGTCTGATTTGATGGACTCTCCAGTTCCTTGGAAGTATGTTATCAATTTGTGTGGCCAGGATTTCCCTTTGAGGTCAAATTTCGAGTTGGTCACTGAACTGAAGAAACTCGGTGGAGGAAACATGCTTGAAACTTCAAAGCCAAGCAGTAGCAAAAGAGAACGGTTTACTTATCACTATGAACTCATGAAAGTGCCTTATGAATACATGCAGATGCCTGTAAAAACCAACATTTCCAAGAATCCCCCACCTCATGATATTGAGATATTTGTAGGCAGTGCCTATTTTGTTTTAAGCCGAGAGTTTATTCAATATACCCTTGAGAGCTCACTTGCAAAAGATTTTTTCGAGTGGTCGAGGGACACGTACTCTCCAGATGAACACTTCTGGGCCACGCTTGTACGCGTCCCTGGGGTCCCTGGGGAAGTTCCAAGGTCATCCCAGGACGTGACAGACTTGCAGAGCAAAACTCGCCTGGTGAAATGGAATTATCTGGAGGACTATTTGTACCCTCCGTGCACTGGTACCCACCTTCGCAGTGTCTGCATCTATGGGGCTGGAGAGCTGAGATGGCTTCTGAACTACGGGCACTGGTTTGCCAACAAGATCGACTCCAAAGTAGACCCTGTCCTGGTGAAATGCTTGGCAGAAAAGGTGGCAGAACAACAGAAGGAGTGGGTGCTTTTGTCCTCTGATGAACGCTTTCTGCACCTGAGTTCTACGAATGCCTCGATGTAG